In the Gymnogyps californianus isolate 813 chromosome 3, ASM1813914v2, whole genome shotgun sequence genome, one interval contains:
- the NUGGC gene encoding LOW QUALITY PROTEIN: nuclear GTPase SLIP-GC (The sequence of the model RefSeq protein was modified relative to this genomic sequence to represent the inferred CDS: inserted 3 bases in 2 codons; deleted 3 bases in 2 codons; substituted 2 bases at 2 genomic stop codons) codes for MGDKKMQNDLKDILDQSAEKLSQFLSEHSLPGTRKGIEYLKXVVKCLNHLTGLKPGILLDPIYIGLFGSTGPGKNTLLNTITDKNNVLPVSGSKACTSHVVQVNTSHSKQHEAKIHLLTDEEWKDELKGLVALADLDEDEDDNERNEAVLKISAIYGEEAETKSYEELCRMKPIVRIPHSRWITLRETHEEDLSEKMGPYIWIRSIRSGAKAGTSEEDRKTRPWPLIKNVEVTVPRLQVVPEGVVFVDIPGMGDFNSKRDAMWKEMTGININKCSVVWVASSIARIQGDKIHEMLLKEGMKAFQCGMRRDISLVVTKSDQMDLSEYKSPSGLGPVAITKILKLRAYIQTFYIVQKRNILMDYVTEALVIFSLIFSLQSNQDAQYQHVKKSHLKDLIMQKIVDLEEDVEKCFIPIEQPLNEGVDQAKKLYKKNIHKILNVNHGYQGYHRKAVCLNKRMYTTRTFCLIDLNDSXKIDVSFGNMFRIQMGACSTLKAHLDTFEDAMQQQLQKAMMKYPVADIKYKLRFLQQETDFIIRETEKVILQKKAEIYHSLTLSVQNDLLPCYEDAARHSGVQAHKRMXTILSXGIKSKSEKGMFEEAQASMRRHFQDLKVEVIKKTEKDFSNTLSLAFCPWDQLNGKLPGSQKEFFFIHTIHENLHAARHAQSAVGIVSDDSVLLFMLVACSLYSVGS; via the exons ATGGGAG ataaaaagatgcaaaatgacCTAAAGGACATTCTGGATCAGTCTGCAGAGAAGCTGTCGCAATTCCTCTCCGAACACAGCCTGCCCGGGACAAGAAAGGGGATTGAATATCTCAAATGAGTTGTCAAATGTTT GAACCACCTCACAGGCTTGAAGCCAGGCATTTTGCTGGATCCCATTTACATTGGTCTCTTTGGCAGCACCGGGCCAGGGAAAAACACGTTGCTGAATACCATCACAGACAAAAACAACGTCTTGCCGGTGTCCGGGAGCAAAGCCTGCACATCCCACGTGGTGCAGGTCAACACAAGCCACAGCAAACAGCATGAGGCAAAAATTCACCTTCTCACAGATGAG GAGTGGAAGGATGAGCTGAAGGGTCTGGTGGCACTTGCGGACCTGGATGAAGATGAGGATGACAATGAAAGAAACGAGGCTGTTTTGAAGATCTCTGCTATCTATGGGGAAGAAGCTGAAACGAAGAGTTATGAAGAACTGTGTAGGATGAAACCCATCGTCCGTATTCCCCATTCAAGATGGATCACCCTCAGGGAAACGCAT GAAGAAGACCTTTCTGAAAAAATGGGCCCATATATCTGGATTCGGAGCATCCGTAGTGGTGCGAAAGCAGGAACAAGcgaagaagacagaaaaacacgGCCCTGGCCTCTAATCAAAAATGTGGAAGTGACTGTCCCAAGGTTGCAAGTGGTTCCAGAAGGTGTCGTCTTCGTGGATATTCCAGGGATGGGTGATTTCAACAGCAAAAGGGATGCGATGTGGAAAGAGATGACTGGCATA AACATCAACAAATGCTCTGTCGTTTGGGTGGCCAGCTCCATCGCACGTATTCAGGGAGACAAAATCCATGAGATGCTGCTGAAAGAAGGCATGAAGGCTTTCCAGTGTGGGATGCGCAGGGACATCTCCTTGGTGGTCACAAAGTCTGATCAGATGGATCTAAGTGAATACAAGTC TCCTTCAGGACTAGGACCCGTTGCTATAACCAAG ATCCTGAAGCTGAGGGCATACATCCAGACGTTTTACATAGTGCAGAAGAGGAACATACTGATGGATTACGTGACAGAGGCTTTGGTCATTTTCTCACTGATATTC AGTCTCCAGTCCAACCAAGATGCACAG TACCAGCATGTGAAGAAAAGTCACTTGAAAGACTTAATTATGCAGAAGATCGTCGATTTGGAGGAAGATGTTGAGAAATGTTTTATACCGATCGAACAACCTCTCAATGAAGGTGTAGACCAAGCAAAGAAGTTGTATAAGAAAAATATCCACAAGATCCTCAATGTGA ATCATGGGTACCAGGGTTATCACAGGAAAGCCGTGTGCCTGAACAAG AGGATGTACACGACCCGGACCTTCTGCCTGATAGACCTCAATGACTC CAAAATCGACGTGAGTTTTGGAAACATGTTCAG GATCCAGATGGGCGCCTGCTCCACACTGAAAGCCCACCTTGACACGTTCGAAGATGCCatgcagcagcaactgcagaaaGCCATGATGAAGTACCCAGTGGCTGACATAAAGTACAAGCTCAGGTTCCTTCAGCAGGAG ACAGACTTCATCATCAGGGAGACTGAAAAAGTCATCctccagaagaaagcagaaatctaCCACTCCCTTACTCTCTCCGTTCAAAACGACCTGCTGCCATGCTATGAAG ATGCTGCCAGGCACAGTGGAGTACAAGCCCACAAGAGGATGTAAACCATCCTTA AAGGGATAAAGAGTAAGTCGGAAAAGGGAATGTTTGAAGAAGCGCAGGCGAGCATGAGAAGGCACTTCCAGGATCTGAAG GTAGAGGTCATcaagaagacagagaaggaCTTCTCCAACACGCTCAGCCTCGCCTTTTGCCCATGGGACCAACTCAACGGCAAGCTGCCAG gctCGCAGAAGGAGTTCTTCTTCATCCACACCATTCATGAGAACCTGCATGCAGCCAGACATGCTCAGAGTGCTGTGGGGATCGTCTCAGATGATTCAGTTTTATTATTCATGTTGGTGGCTTGCTCTCTTTACTCTGTGGGTTCGTAA